ATAGAGTGAGGACCAAACGCTGTGCCTGCAGCAGCCCGCTGGACTCTGAGTGCCACTACTTCTGCCACCTGGATATCATCTGGATCAATACACCTAGGTGAGCATGGGAAAAAACACTGCATTGGACACACCCACAAATGCAGTATACTCACCtgtacagtgaaaaaaatacagaaattctTATCATGATAAGCATCTAGGTCAGAATTATTTCTATCATATCCTGTAAGACAGCGCACCATCTCTTTTGTCATTATCACTGTCTAATTATGGGCAGTGGTTCATAACATATCAGAGAGCAAAGTCTGTGTTTATATCATGAGCATGGCACTgagtctctttttctctccgcAGTAAGACAACAGTTTATGGTCTCGGGAGACTCCGAAGGTCTGCTGGCCGCTGCACCTGTGCCAACCCTGATGATCGCACCTGCACCAATTTCTGCTATTACGGGTAAGTCAAGGCTGCTGCATCCCACACACAAAACCCACAGCAGACTGTCAAGCATCACCTAAAGGCCCTTATGAGTCTACATTTGTGTTTCCATCATGGGTTGTTAGGAGGTTATGTTTGCAGCTATTATTTCCCTTTGTGGATGACAAGGAGTGGTGAAGTGCTATTGTTAGCCTAATGCTTTGTTACTGTATTCCATAAGTTTGACTTGTCCTTTAAGGTGTGTTCATGAAAGCAATACAGCTGAGGTTTAAGGGAGTAGAATAATCTCAGACTGGTGCACAAAGTTCACATAACTCAGtttttgattggctgtgagGGACCAAGGAGTAAGGTGTGTAGGAGTTTGGAGGCAAAGCTAAAGTGGAGAATTCACATTTCCTggaaatggaaaacaaacatTGTCACCACCTAGAAACAGCAAAGACAGTGAGCGACAGGCCGAGACATCACATGAAAGCGtttttaaacagaaatgatATTTGCTGAGTGGGAGCGATTGTTTTTTTGATGTtgtaacataaaacatttagtgAGCTAAATGTGCTAACGATAGGACATTTTGGGTTATTGAGAGTGTGATGTAAGTGGGGTATTCTTTAACAGCAGCAATAACAATAAAGCATTTAAAGCGGTCAAACTGCAATGTCAGATTATTTCAAAGGAAGTGGTCACTGTTTGTTAATTATACTGTTTCATTGTGTGCAGCCTTGAAATCACTTCCCCAAAGACATCTGTGAAGAGAAGTCAACTCATACTCAGCATCCTAAGGTGAGTTTTGAATATCATGATTACATATACTGCTACTGCCCAAGAAAAACAGGGGATCTCATGATTTCACTTacattttgatcatattttttaattatgtgaCTTTTTCCTCAGAGCTGTGGCCAGCAAGTCCAAGAGAGTCCAAGACGAGTCCTCCGAGGCTCAGAGAGAGAGCACTCGCTAAACAATGTGGCTGTTgaggcagtgagagagagagagaggaagaaagagagcaaCGAGCACCTGAACAAATGATGCTCCTTTGACagaaaggagagaaacaaaGGGCTGCTGAAAGATATGTCTGACACAGGAAGGCCGAAGCACCACAAAGATGTCTGTTTGTAACCCGGGAATATAAAGGGTGGAAAACATGACAGAGGTCCGCAGACGCATCATGGAAAGCAGATGTGGAGGATCAGCTTCGAGGGGGGCTACTATCAGGGTTGGAGAATGCTGCGCCTGTGGCCATTTTTGCCTCCTGTCGTCAAAGAGTTGGACAGTCTGTGACTGTACAGAGAGACCAGACCAGCACTGATAAAGAAGAATGTAAAAGAGcgagacatactgtacatacatgtacagGAATGTCTGACAttcttaacatgtttttaacttattcttttgttaaataattttAGTTAAAGATTTTTTGTCATGGGTGACCCAGAAGACATTTTAggaatatattttatatacatatatatttatattttattttattaatgttatattaGACAACTTACCAAGAGTGACAATTTTGAATTAGAACATCTCTGTATCGAGAATTattgtgtgcaagtgtgtgaagtgaataaattaaatattgaatcATGACGATATTTGCTTGTGTCACTCTTTCAAGGTtcttgattattaaaataaacaggGACTCTGGCTTGATGCCTTCTCTGTTTGCTTTAGGGAAAATGTACTgagtaaacaaataaatcactGTAAAGAAACCCTACGGGAAGAATAAtatgagagaaaacaaatccCGTGTGTGACTAGCAAACACCTTTCTGAGTTCAAAAGGAGGCCTGAGATGGATGAATGATCCAGGAATTCAAGACTGAAATCAATAATAAGTTTACCTGCTATTCAAAAGCAGTGCAGCCTGTGTTATCATAAGGATCTGTGGAAAGAATGCAGTGTTTTGTAACCTTGCTCAGGGGGGTGAGAGAGAGGTACAATGTGGTCTTGTCACCCCATGTTCCTTTCTGATTGCTTTTACTGTACATACCGTCCACGCACGCGTGAATATGCAAGCAGGCAGACAGAGCCAGAGCCCAAGAAAAACAATCTCGGGAGATAATTCATCTGTCATCTAATGAATTAAAGCGGCAGCTGACTGACCTGCTTTTGCTGGTCTGATCTAACAACACTGATGAACGATAAGACTCAAGTGTTAATGTGGCTCTGATTTCAGGAGTAGGTTTTCctgcttcatttcatttcatttcatttcattcctgTCATACTTCTCCTTCAACTTTTttttcgggggggggggggagagagagagcgcctGCAGCCATCTTTTCCTAACAGGCCCAAGTGCAGCCGCAGCTCAACTTCAGACAGTATCGCAGACAGGCTGCAGAACACTCTGCTCTGCATCCAAAAGAGTCTCCAGTCTGCTTCAGTCAGCTTTGACATCTCAACTTAGTGGATGAATTCAGAATGAAATACATGCAATTTCAGAGACTTATGTTCTATCAATCAggacaatgtttttatttgatgtcaATTTCCAAGTTCTTTCAAAGTTGAATGGCATCAAAATATTTCATGgcattcacaaaaaaacacacttaacatTACATTCTTGTCTCTGCAATCTGCGTTGCTAATATTGAACTCTCTAGGTTTTAATGGTCACACAGCAAAACAGGATACAACTCCAACATTCCCGCCAGctcagagaagagagaggagaaatggCAGGAAGTCTCGAGCCAGTCTCGGGTCAATCACCGGAAGGGATATGTGGTCGTTGCGGGTTGACGAGATGGTGGATACATTTTAACACAAGGCTTTTCAGCAATCCAGTTGCCAGGTGGCACGAACAGCCACAATAAACAACAGTATTGACCATGCTGTAAATGTGTAAAGAGGTAAAGGTTACATGAAAAACATAGGAATGCTTATTAATGATTAACTAATATGAGGTAATGAGGAAATAACTCCGTCAGCTGAGCTTTGACAAACCACAGGCAGTGGCAGAactctgtccatggtgctggaACAGCAGAAACTTTGGTGAATCAGTTCACTGTTGACAACATACAGAACATTACAAGATTTCCAGCAAAGCTTTGAATGTAACCTTTGTGTTCACTTGGATGCATTCAGAGATATtatcatatacatatacagcaccagtcaaaagtttggacacaccctccCAATGGGAACAAATTAAACCACATGCAGGCAATATTCTGCCTGATTTATCTGTCAAAACATAACAGCCTAATAGGTGtacagaaaaaaggaaaagaaagccAAATGGAGGATACATAAACTCATACTTAGATccaaatgaatcattttcacACTAGTTGATCATCGTTAAATATAAAATGCTAATACCTTATACTGTTAAATGGTAATGCATGTTTGATAATACGAAGGTTAAGCTAGATTGTAATGCATGCACGTTCCAATACTGTATCAGATTGATTGTCAAGAAGTTGAAAGCAGTTTTACTACAGCTTATCAATATCACATCTTCAATACATATCAAGTGCcaagtcaaatcaaattttaaacaTACGTAAACACAATAGCCTTTATCTCTACACCATCAATTTAGATAAAGCTTacggggggaaaaaacagacGAGACTTCAGGAAGAACAGCAGAGGATGATTACAATACATGTTGTGTGTATaaaccaaaacagcaaaatgaCATAATAGAAAATCAGGATGGCAAAATTATACACATATATCAGGTGTACTGTACATCAGGTATCTTCCAAACAGAAACAACTTTGGGATTAAAATAGATTTTAGTTCATCTTGACAATAGGTCCTTTTCACAGCAGGAAGTTATACTCATTGCAGgcaaagcacaggtgtaattaattaACCAGGAATGCTTAAATAGAACAGAGATATCATTAGTttcatcagtaacacctgttcTCTTCCTTCTATGATGAGCAAaacgtctgctgtgaaaaaggacACAATTGTCTTCATTTGAAATAGTGGTGGGGA
The sequence above is drawn from the Thunnus maccoyii chromosome 10, fThuMac1.1, whole genome shotgun sequence genome and encodes:
- the LOC121906058 gene encoding endothelin-2; this translates as MSFYTSILLLITLWVSMKEGFGLPAMKPQDMEATHRVRTKRCACSSPLDSECHYFCHLDIIWINTPSKTTVYGLGRLRRSAGRCTCANPDDRTCTNFCYYGLEITSPKTSVKRSQLILSILRAVASKSKRVQDESSEAQRESTR